In one Sphingomonas sp. AP4-R1 genomic region, the following are encoded:
- a CDS encoding phosphatase PAP2 family protein: MAGIGSGGGRLTRPAPLAWTAALLLLGLFALDAWAALSGASDRVDHFALMWLRDPGDARSLIVPRWTLQGAILFTDIGGAAIRAPLAVAGAIGLYVSGRRREAIAFTLAVASAAIALPLLKVLFGRARPDAVWQLVTENKASFPSGHALGAAVTFPLLGLFTGRGWALWAGVALALAIGLSRVFLGVHWLSDVAGGWLLGAAWICATLAVMGGRGRGN; the protein is encoded by the coding sequence GTGGCCGGCATCGGCTCCGGCGGCGGGCGCCTGACCCGGCCGGCGCCGCTGGCGTGGACGGCGGCGCTGCTGCTGCTCGGCCTGTTCGCGCTGGATGCGTGGGCGGCGTTGAGCGGGGCGAGCGACCGGGTCGATCATTTCGCGCTGATGTGGCTGCGCGATCCGGGTGACGCGCGCAGCCTGATCGTGCCGCGCTGGACGCTGCAGGGGGCGATCCTGTTCACCGATATCGGCGGCGCCGCGATCCGCGCGCCGCTGGCGGTGGCGGGCGCGATCGGGCTCTACGTCTCCGGACGGAGGCGCGAGGCGATCGCGTTCACGCTGGCGGTGGCGAGTGCGGCGATCGCGCTGCCGCTGCTCAAGGTGCTGTTCGGGCGGGCGCGGCCGGATGCCGTCTGGCAATTGGTGACGGAGAACAAGGCGAGCTTCCCGAGCGGCCACGCGCTGGGCGCGGCGGTCACCTTTCCGTTGCTGGGCCTCTTTACTGGCCGGGGGTGGGCGTTGTGGGCGGGGGTCGCGCTGGCGCTAGCGATCGGACTCAGCCGCGTGTTTCTCGGCGTGCACTGGCTGAGTGACGTGGCGGGTGGCTGGCTGCTCGGCGCGGCGTGGATCTGCGCGACGCTGGCGGTGATGGGCGGTCGGGGGCGCGGGAATTAG
- a CDS encoding efflux transporter outer membrane subunit gives MSRLRSALSAIVVLALSGCSMAPTYHVPATASAASFKEAPGWQPAAPADDVAKGQWWKLFGDPVLDGLEARVAASNQNVASFTAAYAQARAAVREARASLFPSVSLSGQGTSAGSFGSTQTTIIGSNGTTNGGGSRRYSVSLGGTWEPDVFGRISSGLRQQKALAEASQADLANATLAAQGELAADYVQLRGLDQQKIVYEETIAAYDRALKITTNRYDQGQVARVDVLQAQTQLANARATSADIDRQRAAFEHAIAVLVGENPSTFSLPKAPWSRAVPQVPGILPGTVIERRPDIAAAERRVAAANQGIGVERAAFFPTFTLTGDVGTQASRLATLFTAASSIWSYGASTALTLLDFGGRSARVAQARGAFDQAAATYRQTTLTAVQQVEDELAATRVLQTVSEQRGAAAVAANRVEQLTQNQYLSGLIVYTDVITAQATALSARQQEIQAIVDRQVSAVTLIQAIGGSWPASAPAAGA, from the coding sequence ATGAGCCGTCTTCGCAGCGCGCTGTCCGCGATCGTGGTGCTGGCGCTCTCCGGCTGCAGCATGGCGCCCACCTATCATGTGCCCGCGACGGCGAGTGCTGCGAGTTTCAAGGAAGCGCCGGGCTGGCAGCCGGCCGCGCCCGCCGACGATGTCGCCAAGGGCCAGTGGTGGAAGCTGTTCGGCGATCCGGTGCTGGACGGGCTGGAGGCGCGGGTCGCCGCCAGCAACCAGAATGTGGCGTCGTTCACGGCAGCCTATGCGCAGGCGCGCGCGGCTGTGCGCGAGGCGAGGGCGTCGCTCTTCCCGTCGGTGAGCCTCAGCGGACAGGGGACCAGCGCGGGTTCGTTCGGCAGCACGCAGACGACGATCATCGGCAGCAACGGCACCACCAATGGCGGCGGCAGCCGGCGCTATTCGGTGAGCCTCGGCGGAACGTGGGAGCCGGACGTGTTCGGCCGCATCTCCTCCGGCCTGCGCCAGCAGAAGGCGCTGGCCGAGGCCAGCCAGGCCGATCTCGCCAATGCGACGCTGGCGGCACAGGGCGAACTGGCGGCCGATTATGTCCAGCTGCGCGGGCTGGATCAGCAGAAGATCGTCTATGAGGAGACGATCGCCGCCTATGATCGCGCGCTGAAGATCACCACCAACCGCTACGATCAGGGTCAGGTGGCGCGCGTCGACGTGCTGCAGGCGCAGACGCAGCTCGCCAATGCGCGCGCCACCTCGGCCGATATCGATCGCCAGCGTGCGGCGTTCGAACATGCGATCGCCGTGCTGGTGGGTGAAAATCCCTCGACCTTCAGTTTGCCCAAGGCGCCGTGGAGCCGGGCCGTGCCGCAGGTGCCGGGCATCTTGCCGGGCACGGTGATCGAGCGGCGGCCGGATATCGCGGCGGCCGAGCGGCGTGTGGCGGCGGCCAATCAGGGCATCGGCGTGGAGCGCGCGGCCTTCTTCCCGACCTTCACGCTGACGGGCGACGTCGGCACGCAGGCGAGCCGTCTGGCGACGCTCTTCACGGCCGCCAGCAGCATCTGGTCCTACGGTGCCTCGACCGCGCTGACCCTGCTGGATTTCGGCGGCCGATCGGCGCGGGTGGCGCAGGCGCGCGGCGCCTTCGACCAGGCCGCCGCCACCTATCGCCAGACGACGCTGACGGCCGTGCAGCAGGTGGAGGACGAACTCGCCGCCACGCGCGTGCTGCAGACCGTGTCCGAACAGCGCGGCGCGGCGGCCGTGGCCGCCAATCGGGTGGAGCAGCTGACCCAGAACCAGTATCTCTCCGGCCTGATCGTCTATACCGACGTGATCACCGCGCAGGCGACCGCGCTCAGCGCGCGGCAGCAGGAGATACAGGCGATCGTGGATCGGCAGGTTTCGGCCGTCACGCTCATTCAGGCGATCGGCGGATCGTGGCCGGCATCGGCTCCGGCGGCGGGCGCCTGA